Proteins from a single region of Geothrix sp. PMB-07:
- a CDS encoding RNA methyltransferase yields the protein MPTLTSKANPRFKDLLVRLRPSGARRQASLLLGAKLIEAWAEVQNTSAGKRLRPAMWLRLEQMDSHPLEATLGVETLVLGEALMRELADAGSPPDHALLVEVGPEPAGALPPRILGAWGIQDPGNLGAILRSAAAFGFQEVLLGPGCTDPFHPKALRGSMGAAFLLPLRRVDALRPDDGHWYALDGGPGAVALAQADLSEPLRLWVGNEGHGWQGVDLPGEVQRLAIPIQGVESLNAAVAAGIACYEVARRTPC from the coding sequence ATGCCGACCCTCACAAGTAAAGCCAACCCCCGATTCAAAGACCTCCTGGTCCGCTTGCGCCCCAGCGGCGCACGGCGGCAGGCCTCCCTCCTGCTGGGCGCCAAGCTCATCGAAGCCTGGGCCGAGGTGCAAAACACCTCTGCCGGAAAACGCCTAAGACCTGCCATGTGGCTCAGGCTCGAACAGATGGATTCGCACCCCCTCGAAGCCACCCTGGGCGTGGAAACCCTGGTGCTGGGTGAAGCCCTCATGCGCGAACTGGCCGATGCGGGCAGCCCCCCGGACCACGCCCTGCTGGTGGAAGTAGGTCCCGAACCCGCGGGCGCACTGCCCCCTCGGATCCTGGGCGCCTGGGGCATCCAGGATCCCGGCAACCTGGGCGCCATCCTCCGCAGCGCCGCCGCCTTCGGCTTCCAGGAAGTCCTCCTCGGCCCAGGCTGCACGGACCCTTTCCACCCCAAGGCCCTGCGCGGCAGCATGGGCGCGGCCTTTCTGCTGCCTTTGCGCCGAGTGGATGCGCTCCGGCCCGATGACGGGCACTGGTACGCCCTGGATGGTGGGCCCGGTGCGGTGGCCCTGGCCCAGGCGGACCTTTCGGAGCCGCTTCGGTTGTGGGTTGGCAACGAAGGCCACGGCTGGCAGGGCGTGGACCTTCCAGGCGAAGTACAACGGCTCGCCATTCCCATCCAGGGGGTCGAAAGCCTGAACGCGGCGGTGGCCGCGGGCATCGCCTGTTATGAAGTGGCACGGAGAACGCCATGCTGA
- the lnt gene encoding apolipoprotein N-acyltransferase: MLKSGLKSGWLLSVLSAFILSLFFVLAFRFPGALGGWLEPIMALLFPLLLLDGLYKGRHAFWVWITLLMGLLLLYQWVPQTLASKGDLPFGLALLGTVLLSLWEATGLWLVVMGSRWAFRRAGAPTAACALALLLLAWEGWGFHIYPWTWGAAFGSLPWLARSAAFLGASGLSALAWGAGAWAAGTLAEGGSPRRALAGPGAAIAFLVLAGGVWYLLPRDAERRLDVAMIQPNFQAGSRGAGMEAEMWRRSDALVKAQGWPRSGRATLLLWPESSVLGRDDRSTNPRLNAEASSRGIAWLYGTEGGLFNLVRGEVAGRPTFLFAKTEPMPFGERNPGPEAFRRWMDRQMGITSQEAGELTADSAFVVPTQAGEVRVHPLICSEALMPERARRGLALSRADLLSNHTNDGWFDRSIATDLHAAQIRLRATELGVPLLRATLSGKSGFFREDGRFELWGEPLSEGAYALDLQWRPIHTPARSPWLQPLLMAGLLAGGLLLGLKTLPRTS, translated from the coding sequence ATGCTGAAAAGTGGGCTGAAATCGGGTTGGCTCCTCAGCGTTCTCAGTGCCTTCATCCTGTCCCTGTTCTTCGTGCTGGCCTTCCGCTTCCCCGGGGCCCTGGGTGGCTGGCTGGAACCGATCATGGCGCTGCTGTTCCCTCTGCTGCTGCTGGACGGCCTCTACAAGGGGCGCCATGCGTTCTGGGTGTGGATCACGCTGCTGATGGGTCTGTTGCTGCTCTATCAGTGGGTGCCCCAGACCCTGGCCTCCAAGGGGGATCTTCCCTTCGGCTTGGCCCTGCTGGGCACGGTGCTTCTCAGCCTCTGGGAGGCCACCGGACTCTGGTTGGTGGTCATGGGTTCCCGCTGGGCCTTCCGCCGCGCCGGGGCTCCCACTGCCGCCTGTGCCTTGGCCCTGCTGCTGCTGGCCTGGGAGGGTTGGGGCTTCCACATCTATCCCTGGACCTGGGGCGCCGCCTTTGGGTCGCTCCCCTGGCTGGCCCGCTCGGCGGCCTTCCTGGGCGCCTCGGGGCTGTCAGCCCTGGCCTGGGGCGCAGGCGCCTGGGCGGCGGGAACCCTGGCCGAAGGCGGTTCGCCACGCCGCGCCCTCGCAGGCCCCGGCGCAGCCATCGCGTTCCTCGTTCTGGCCGGTGGCGTCTGGTACCTGCTGCCCCGCGATGCCGAGCGCCGTCTCGATGTCGCCATGATCCAGCCCAACTTCCAGGCAGGATCGCGCGGCGCGGGCATGGAAGCCGAGATGTGGCGCCGCAGCGATGCGCTGGTGAAGGCCCAAGGTTGGCCCCGTTCGGGTCGCGCCACCCTGCTGCTGTGGCCGGAAAGTTCGGTGCTGGGTCGGGATGATCGCAGCACCAATCCCCGCCTGAACGCCGAAGCCTCATCGCGTGGCATCGCCTGGCTGTACGGCACTGAGGGCGGCCTCTTCAACCTGGTTCGCGGGGAGGTGGCGGGGCGCCCGACCTTTCTCTTCGCCAAGACCGAACCCATGCCCTTCGGGGAACGCAACCCGGGCCCCGAGGCCTTCCGCCGCTGGATGGATCGCCAGATGGGCATCACTTCCCAGGAGGCGGGTGAGTTGACTGCGGACTCCGCCTTCGTTGTGCCCACTCAGGCGGGCGAGGTGCGCGTCCATCCCCTCATCTGCAGTGAGGCCCTCATGCCCGAACGGGCCCGGCGGGGCCTGGCGCTCAGCCGGGCGGATCTGCTGAGCAACCACACCAACGACGGCTGGTTTGATCGCAGCATCGCCACCGATCTGCATGCGGCTCAGATCCGCCTGCGGGCCACGGAACTGGGCGTGCCCTTGCTGCGGGCCACCCTGTCCGGCAAGTCTGGCTTCTTTCGGGAGGATGGCCGCTTCGAGCTCTGGGGTGAGCCCTTGAGCGAAGGCGCCTACGCCTTGGATTTGCAGTGGCGGCCCATCCACACGCCAGCACGATCCCCATGGCTGCAGCCCCTGCTGATGGCGGGGCTGCTTGCTGGAGGGCTGCTGCTAGGATTGAAAACCCTTCCCAGGACTTCCTGA
- a CDS encoding GNAT family N-acetyltransferase, which produces MDRDFLTPEPLATPHGTVAFFDETWSVDPRELQIFFQAEEVYWTAYRTVEQWRRLLSCSRMLTARLVPEGHKGGRLVGATRLWSDHAYEAKLYDVVVAKDLMNLGIASELVKWALRHPWSGEVYRYVLETRDASDFYPRFGFQLGHETESLHMRVKTADLQARGLR; this is translated from the coding sequence ATGGATCGAGATTTTCTCACTCCGGAACCGCTCGCCACCCCCCACGGCACCGTCGCCTTCTTCGACGAAACCTGGAGTGTGGATCCCCGTGAGCTTCAGATCTTCTTCCAGGCCGAGGAGGTCTACTGGACGGCCTACCGCACCGTGGAGCAGTGGCGTCGCCTGCTCTCCTGCTCACGCATGCTCACGGCGCGGCTGGTGCCTGAAGGCCACAAGGGCGGGCGACTGGTCGGCGCCACGCGCCTTTGGTCCGATCACGCCTACGAGGCCAAGCTCTATGACGTGGTGGTGGCCAAGGATCTGATGAACCTCGGCATCGCCTCGGAGCTGGTGAAGTGGGCCCTGCGGCATCCCTGGTCCGGCGAGGTCTACCGCTACGTGCTGGAAACCCGGGATGCCTCCGACTTCTATCCGCGCTTCGGCTTTCAGCTGGGCCATGAAACCGAAAGCCTGCACATGCGGGTGAAAACCGCCGACCTCCAAGCCCGGGGCCTCCGATGA
- a CDS encoding nucleoside triphosphate pyrophosphatase — protein MTETLPGLAEVALQPLILASGSPRRRHWLEAMRIPFELQIPDVDETPLLDEDPSDLVLRLAELKAEVIARRNPGRWVMAADTTVAVDHHTLNKPVDLEDAVRMLSLIQGRAHQVHTGFCLQKNDTTHSFVDTAQVFFRPMSEAQMRWYINTREPMDKAGAYAIQGIGALFIENVEGSFSTVMGLPVERMGALFRNLGLLKPWMGFPV, from the coding sequence ATGACTGAAACCTTGCCTGGCCTCGCCGAGGTCGCCCTTCAACCTCTCATCCTGGCCAGCGGCAGTCCCCGGCGACGCCACTGGTTGGAAGCCATGCGCATCCCCTTCGAGCTTCAGATTCCCGATGTGGACGAAACGCCCCTGCTGGATGAAGACCCCTCAGACCTGGTGCTGCGGCTGGCCGAGCTCAAGGCCGAAGTCATCGCCCGCCGCAACCCGGGACGCTGGGTCATGGCCGCAGACACCACGGTGGCCGTCGATCACCACACCCTGAACAAGCCCGTGGATTTGGAAGACGCGGTTCGGATGCTGAGCCTCATCCAGGGTCGGGCCCACCAGGTGCACACCGGCTTCTGTCTGCAGAAGAACGACACCACCCACAGCTTCGTTGACACGGCCCAGGTGTTTTTCCGGCCCATGAGCGAGGCGCAGATGCGCTGGTACATCAACACCCGTGAACCCATGGACAAGGCCGGGGCCTACGCCATTCAGGGCATCGGCGCCCTCTTCATCGAGAATGTGGAGGGCAGCTTCTCCACCGTGATGGGCCTGCCCGTGGAGCGGATGGGCGCCCTGTTCCGGAATCTGGGGCTGTTGAAACCCTGGATGGGGTTCCCGGTCTAG
- a CDS encoding cytochrome c3 family protein encodes MHQFDRAFRFVLPAAAVAILATVLSVGWFTQPDRFAKGYAPEQPIPFSHELHAGTLRMQCQYCHSGVDKSRHAGIPSVDLCMGCHKVTKVDSPAIKKLTQIANANAPMPWQRVHTLPDHVFFDHRPHVNAGIACQSCHGEVQTMKVLTREMGMRMGNCLGCHRDPHAALPPGSKITKGAENCAACHR; translated from the coding sequence ATGCACCAGTTCGACCGAGCGTTCCGCTTCGTCCTGCCGGCCGCGGCCGTGGCGATCCTCGCCACCGTCCTGAGCGTGGGTTGGTTCACCCAGCCGGACCGCTTCGCCAAGGGCTACGCCCCCGAGCAGCCCATCCCCTTCTCCCATGAACTGCACGCAGGCACGCTCCGCATGCAGTGCCAGTACTGTCACTCGGGCGTGGACAAGTCCCGTCATGCGGGCATCCCGAGCGTAGATCTCTGCATGGGTTGCCACAAGGTCACCAAGGTCGACAGCCCCGCCATCAAGAAGCTCACCCAGATCGCGAATGCCAATGCCCCCATGCCCTGGCAGCGGGTGCACACCCTGCCCGACCACGTGTTCTTCGACCACCGCCCGCACGTGAACGCCGGCATCGCCTGCCAGAGCTGCCACGGCGAGGTGCAGACCATGAAGGTGCTCACCCGCGAGATGGGCATGCGCATGGGCAACTGCCTGGGCTGCCACCGGGATCCCCATGCGGCGCTGCCCCCGGGCTCGAAGATCACCAAAGGCGCCGAAAACTGCGCCGCCTGTCATCGCTAG
- a CDS encoding TAT-variant-translocated molybdopterin oxidoreductase, translating into MKTRLPDHGPVEAPKFWRTLEERIETPEARQAAHDEFLPGAVPGNFDDVHGLPAGDGFSRRDFFGLVGAAAAVAATVACDRKGQGTVVPYTKRPVEVTPGVANYYASATNEGRRIYPVLVKTREGRPIHITGNDEHPGVKGKTSPRTLADVLRLYDPDRLRAPKVGGRTTNWADAEGQLQSALRSAKSSGKAVLLVSGAVVSPSRKALLADLKAALPTLEHLAYEPVAGDGAEEAAKASFGQPVAVQPKLDKAQVILSLGADFLSGEDPEALGAWGAKRKLKHAKEEINRLWVLEGPLTLTGTNADQRVPVAPSRLAAVAFALAKDLAAKGVPLPAGTDLSAIPSQTEVPAKAWSSLLKDLHHAGQHAVVVCGAQMPAEAHQAAHLLNAMLGSAAVAVRPAEPLATVKDLEAAAKGMAEGHYAVALFWDVNPAYTFPKASAWKEAVAKVPYKAWIGQVEDETSAQCQVLLPENHWLESWGDFTTPEAAVLQQPTVGTLYDTRQGEDILLGALKALGSASADDYHAYLKARWQKSLPLTVSFEQALHDGLVKVEDKVVPPAFKGASVATAAKAAAAAKTQNLELVLFPGFATHDGRHANNSWLQETPDPISKMTWDNPVAVSVQDAQALGIQEGDLVSLSLEGTTLTLPAVIQPGQAKGVLALALGYGRSTGGVAKGVGVNAFPLLGLDPASAHVRKGARLAKAGGKKELSRTQSHHRMEGRDIVRSLTMDEFEHHPQGHHHMPELVTLYEDQKFPDHKWGMVIDLAACTGCSACVVACQSENNVPVVGPEQVARGREMHWIRIDRYYEGELENPKVVHQPMLCQHCDNAPCENVCPVNATNHSPDGLNQMAYNRCVGTRYCANNCPYKVRRFNFLEYTSYKTEPETLANNPEVTVRPRGVMEKCSFCVQRINDVKIRAKGDGRAILDGEVTTACMAGCPSDAIVFGDLKDPKSKVSQLVKASRAYRVLEEIGAKPAITYLADLKNPAGEAIVGGSHAH; encoded by the coding sequence ATGAAGACACGACTCCCCGATCATGGCCCCGTAGAAGCGCCGAAGTTCTGGCGCACCCTCGAAGAGCGCATTGAAACGCCGGAGGCGCGCCAGGCCGCCCACGACGAATTCCTGCCCGGCGCAGTTCCAGGCAACTTCGACGATGTCCACGGCCTGCCCGCCGGAGACGGCTTTTCCCGCCGCGACTTCTTCGGCCTGGTGGGCGCCGCCGCCGCAGTGGCCGCCACCGTGGCCTGCGATCGCAAGGGCCAGGGCACGGTGGTGCCCTACACCAAGCGCCCCGTGGAAGTGACGCCCGGTGTGGCCAACTACTACGCCAGCGCCACGAACGAAGGCCGCCGCATCTACCCCGTGCTGGTGAAGACCCGGGAAGGCCGCCCCATCCACATCACCGGCAATGACGAGCACCCCGGCGTGAAGGGCAAGACCAGCCCGCGCACCCTGGCCGACGTGCTGCGCCTCTATGATCCCGACCGCCTCCGCGCGCCCAAGGTCGGGGGACGCACCACCAATTGGGCCGACGCCGAGGGCCAGCTTCAAAGCGCCCTCCGCTCTGCCAAATCCTCTGGCAAGGCGGTGCTGCTCGTGTCTGGCGCCGTCGTCTCACCCAGCCGCAAGGCCTTGCTGGCGGACCTCAAGGCCGCCCTGCCCACGCTCGAGCACCTGGCCTACGAGCCTGTCGCTGGCGACGGTGCCGAGGAAGCGGCCAAGGCCAGCTTCGGCCAGCCCGTGGCGGTTCAGCCCAAGCTCGACAAGGCCCAGGTCATTCTCTCCCTGGGCGCCGACTTCCTCAGCGGCGAAGACCCGGAGGCGCTCGGTGCCTGGGGTGCCAAGCGGAAACTGAAGCACGCGAAGGAGGAGATCAACCGCCTCTGGGTGCTGGAAGGCCCCCTCACGTTGACGGGCACCAACGCCGATCAGCGCGTTCCGGTGGCGCCCTCACGCCTGGCCGCAGTGGCCTTCGCCCTGGCGAAGGACCTGGCTGCCAAGGGCGTTCCCCTGCCCGCGGGGACGGACCTGTCCGCCATCCCCTCCCAGACCGAAGTCCCCGCCAAGGCCTGGTCCAGCCTGCTCAAGGATCTTCATCATGCGGGCCAACATGCGGTGGTGGTCTGCGGGGCTCAGATGCCCGCCGAGGCGCATCAGGCCGCCCATCTGCTGAACGCCATGCTTGGTTCCGCTGCCGTGGCGGTGCGTCCCGCCGAACCCCTCGCCACGGTGAAGGATCTCGAGGCTGCCGCCAAGGGCATGGCCGAGGGGCACTACGCCGTGGCCCTCTTCTGGGATGTGAACCCCGCCTACACCTTCCCCAAGGCCTCGGCCTGGAAGGAAGCGGTGGCCAAGGTGCCATACAAGGCCTGGATCGGTCAGGTGGAGGATGAAACCTCGGCCCAGTGCCAAGTGCTGCTCCCGGAAAACCACTGGCTGGAAAGCTGGGGCGATTTCACCACGCCTGAAGCCGCCGTGCTGCAGCAGCCCACCGTCGGCACCCTCTACGACACCCGCCAGGGCGAGGACATCCTCCTGGGCGCCCTCAAGGCCCTTGGCTCCGCGTCCGCCGATGACTACCACGCCTACCTCAAGGCCCGCTGGCAGAAGAGCCTGCCCCTCACCGTCTCCTTCGAGCAGGCCCTGCATGATGGCCTGGTAAAGGTGGAAGACAAGGTTGTGCCACCTGCATTCAAGGGCGCCTCGGTGGCTACCGCCGCCAAGGCCGCCGCCGCGGCCAAGACCCAGAACCTGGAGCTGGTGCTCTTCCCCGGCTTCGCCACCCACGACGGCCGCCACGCCAACAACAGCTGGCTGCAGGAAACTCCGGATCCCATCAGCAAGATGACCTGGGACAACCCCGTGGCCGTGTCCGTGCAGGACGCCCAGGCCCTGGGCATCCAGGAAGGCGATCTGGTCAGCCTATCGCTGGAGGGCACCACCCTCACCCTGCCCGCGGTCATCCAACCCGGCCAAGCCAAGGGCGTGCTGGCCTTGGCCCTCGGTTACGGTCGCAGCACCGGCGGCGTCGCCAAGGGTGTGGGCGTGAACGCCTTCCCCCTGCTGGGCCTCGATCCCGCCAGTGCCCATGTGCGCAAGGGCGCGCGCCTGGCCAAGGCCGGTGGCAAGAAGGAGCTCTCCCGCACCCAGAGCCACCACCGCATGGAGGGCCGCGACATCGTCCGCTCCCTCACCATGGACGAGTTCGAGCACCACCCCCAGGGCCATCACCACATGCCCGAGTTGGTGACCCTCTACGAGGACCAGAAATTCCCCGACCACAAGTGGGGCATGGTCATCGACCTGGCGGCCTGCACCGGCTGTTCCGCCTGCGTCGTCGCCTGCCAGTCCGAGAACAACGTGCCGGTGGTGGGCCCCGAGCAGGTGGCCCGGGGCCGCGAGATGCACTGGATCCGCATCGACCGCTATTACGAAGGTGAACTGGAAAACCCGAAGGTGGTCCACCAGCCCATGCTCTGCCAGCACTGCGACAACGCGCCCTGCGAGAACGTCTGCCCGGTGAACGCCACCAACCACAGCCCCGACGGCCTCAACCAGATGGCCTACAACCGCTGCGTGGGCACCCGCTACTGCGCCAACAACTGCCCCTACAAGGTGCGCCGTTTCAACTTCCTGGAATACACCTCGTACAAGACCGAGCCGGAGACCCTGGCCAACAACCCCGAAGTCACCGTCCGTCCCCGCGGCGTCATGGAGAAGTGCTCCTTCTGCGTGCAGCGCATCAACGACGTGAAGATCCGCGCCAAGGGCGATGGCCGCGCCATCCTCGACGGCGAAGTGACCACCGCCTGCATGGCGGGCTGCCCCTCGGACGCCATTGTCTTCGGCGATCTGAAAGACCCCAAGAGCAAGGTCTCCCAGTTGGTGAAGGCCAGCCGCGCTTACCGCGTGCTGGAGGAGATCGGCGCCAAGCCCGCCATCACCTACCTGGCCGACCTGAAGAATCCCGCTGGCGAGGCGATCGTTGGAGGTTCCCATGCGCACTGA
- the nrfD gene encoding NrfD/PsrC family molybdoenzyme membrane anchor subunit: MRTDAAHAGAIPEALLEPALTEGRVTPGSLDDQVLAFPETKPPKQWYLGLAVTLSAMFVGLACIGYTFYKGIGAWGNTSPVFWAFDIINFVFWVGIGHAGTLISAILFLFRKRWRNAIARFAEAMTIFAVICAVIFPLIHVGRPWLAYWLFPYPNQRALWTNFRSPLLWDVFAVNTYFSVSLMFWYLGLIPDIASMRDRTTSKLRKTIYTILAVGWRGAATHWQHYEKAYLLLAGLATGLVLSVHSVVSFDFATSVVPGWHMTIFPPYFVAGAIFAGFSMVVIVLVVVRETMQLKNLITLRHLDVMNKVILAMSCIMGYSYMMEGFTAWYSQNEFLHHGFKNIISGTYGWAGWVTISCNILIPQILWFKKARASYFWMIFVAIGVTIGMWFERFVIIVISLHQDYLPSAWRIYKPTLTDFGILLGTFGIFFTLVLIFARVLPVIATTEVKAILPDAQPSHHGDDHHV; the protein is encoded by the coding sequence ATGCGCACTGACGCCGCCCACGCCGGCGCCATTCCGGAGGCCCTGCTCGAGCCCGCGCTCACCGAGGGTCGGGTCACCCCAGGCAGCCTCGACGATCAGGTCCTCGCGTTTCCTGAGACCAAGCCTCCCAAGCAGTGGTACCTCGGCCTGGCTGTCACCCTCTCGGCCATGTTCGTGGGCCTCGCCTGCATCGGCTACACCTTCTACAAGGGCATCGGCGCCTGGGGCAACACCAGCCCCGTGTTCTGGGCCTTCGATATCATCAACTTCGTGTTCTGGGTGGGCATCGGCCACGCCGGCACGCTGATCTCGGCCATCCTCTTCCTGTTCCGCAAGCGCTGGCGCAACGCCATCGCCCGCTTCGCAGAGGCCATGACGATTTTCGCGGTCATCTGTGCCGTGATCTTCCCCTTGATCCACGTCGGCCGACCCTGGCTGGCCTACTGGCTCTTCCCCTACCCGAATCAGCGGGCGCTCTGGACCAACTTCCGGTCGCCGCTGCTGTGGGACGTCTTCGCGGTGAACACCTACTTCTCCGTGTCGCTGATGTTCTGGTACCTGGGCCTCATCCCCGACATCGCCTCCATGCGCGACCGCACCACCAGCAAGCTGCGCAAGACCATCTACACCATCCTGGCCGTGGGCTGGCGCGGTGCGGCCACCCACTGGCAGCACTACGAGAAGGCCTACCTGCTGCTGGCTGGCCTCGCCACGGGCCTGGTGCTTTCCGTGCACTCCGTGGTGAGCTTCGATTTCGCGACGTCCGTGGTGCCCGGCTGGCACATGACCATCTTCCCGCCCTACTTCGTGGCGGGCGCCATCTTCGCCGGGTTCTCCATGGTGGTGATCGTGCTGGTGGTCGTGCGCGAAACCATGCAGTTGAAGAACCTCATCACCCTGCGCCACCTGGATGTGATGAACAAGGTCATCCTCGCCATGAGCTGCATCATGGGCTACAGCTACATGATGGAAGGGTTCACGGCCTGGTATTCCCAGAACGAGTTCCTCCATCACGGCTTCAAGAACATCATCAGCGGCACCTACGGCTGGGCTGGCTGGGTCACCATCAGCTGCAACATCCTCATCCCCCAGATCCTCTGGTTCAAGAAGGCCCGGGCCAGCTACTTCTGGATGATCTTCGTGGCCATCGGCGTGACCATCGGCATGTGGTTCGAGCGCTTCGTGATCATCGTGATCTCGCTGCACCAGGACTACCTGCCCTCGGCCTGGCGCATCTACAAGCCCACCTTGACCGACTTCGGCATCCTGCTCGGCACCTTCGGGATCTTCTTCACCCTGGTGCTCATCTTCGCCCGGGTGCTGCCGGTCATCGCCACCACCGAGGTGAAGGCGATCCTGCCGGACGCGCAGCCCTCTCACCATGGAGACGACCACCATGTCTGA